From the genome of Colletotrichum destructivum chromosome 10, complete sequence, one region includes:
- a CDS encoding Putative calcineurin-like phosphoesterase domain, ApaH type, metallo-dependent phosphatase, with the protein MDHAGISQRRQPVLRRTRFVCVSDTHNTAVKLPKGDVLIHAGDLTNQGSYPELSRAVQWLEKADFESKIVIAGNHDLTLDSAFYAEHGGHFHNQTPQSPDDCIALFTSSPTITYLNHESTTIRLSSPSGPHTSFSIFGSPYSPRNGLWAFGYDAPQHSSSLGAAADLPTIWDDVPLDADIVVTHTPPRTHCDESRARRAAGCEALRRALWRVRPRLAVCGHVHEGRGAQRVRWDVECGNIAFKEEGTEEWLDPGQGNKQSLVNLTAKGGNPLRNDGSHPKPQQPEAADTTASISSTSDRTISGSAAEPGLGTRGLGGDPTSPRSDTAALAGRRGRRETCVVNCAIMAKSYPHVGGKTINKPIVVDLDLPVWEWTRDGMPQLVYAEG; encoded by the exons ATGGACCACGCCGGCATCTCCCAGCGACGCCAGCCCGTCCTGCGGAGGACCCGCTTCGTCTGTGTCTCCGACACCCACAACACCGCCGTCAAGCTGCCCAAGGGCGACGTGTTGATCCACGCGGGGGACCTGACAAACCAGGGCAGCTATCCTGAG TTATCGCGGGCTGTTCAATGGCTTGAAAAGGCCGACTTTGAATCCAAGATTGTCATCGCAG GCAACCATGACTTGACTCTGGACTCGGCTTTCTACGCGGAACATGGAGGTCACTTTCACAACCAGACACCACAATCGCCTGACGACTGCATCGCCCTCTTCACCAGCTCTCCGACGATAACGTACCTCAACCACGAATCAACGACCATCCGCCTTTCCTCGCCCTCTGGGCCACACACatccttctccatcttcggATCGCCGTATTCGCCGCGCAATGGCCTCTGGGCTTTTGGTTACGATGCGCCCCAGCACTCCTCCAGcctcggtgccgccgccgacctgccCACGATATGGGACGACGTCccgctcgacgccgacatcgTCGTAACGCACACCCCGCCACGCACCCACTGCGACGAGTCTCGCGCTCGCCGGGCCGCCGGCTGCGAGGCGTTGAGACGCGCCTTATGGCGAGTGAGGCCGCGCCTTGCGGTTTGCGGACATGTCCATGAAGGCCGCGGCGCCCAACGCGTCCGATGGGACGTAGAGTGCGGCAACATCGCATTCAAGGAGGAAGGCACCGAAGAGTGGCTTGATCCTGGCCAGGGGAACAAGCAATCCCTTGTGAACCTGACAGCCAAGGGCGGGAATCCTTTACGGAACGATGGTTCCCACCCGAAGCCTCAGCAGCCCGAGGCCGCAGATACTACCGCCTCGATCTCGTCTACCTCCGATAGGACGATTTCTGGAAGCGCCGCGGAACCCGGGCTTGGCACGCGGGGCCTCGGAGGAGATCCGACCTCGCCGCGAAGCGACACCGCCGCGCTGGCCGgccgacgtggacgacgGGAGACATGCGTCGTCAACtgcgccatcatggccaagaGCTACCCCCACGTCGGCGGCAAGACGATTAACAagcccatcgtcgtcgatctGGACCTGCCCGTGTGGGAGTGGACGCGAGACGGGATGCCTCAGCTCGTGTATGCGGAGGGGTGA
- a CDS encoding Putative DnaJ domain, Chaperone J-domain superfamily: protein MSSLPPDPYKALGVSKDAQLSEIRSAHRKLILKCHPDKVQDPTLKAQKQDEFQKVQQAYELLSDDNERAKYDDNVKLAELRKEMAKGMSANTSAPRAPRTYEVRTAEPRPDTFTKTTYRPSPGTKMYSQYNSRSWDEEIHSRSNSIFEEPRARRATSYEKPSRDRQDDDIRERERERRRREDRDRDREREELARVADRREREKEKERQADKKVAERAAKRAAEEKEARRQERKRQEKADKEREKERRRDAEEKSRRQKPVYMEPFDDEPTYIAKPDKKKSSSSSTTKEKKDDKRSRSIPRDGVPLRDDLSVPPVPLQPPDHKTKMTGAMLFAATYMDQSRKTGAINPHPGLNRSQTHDVRYAPPAPTPPAAALYVVPPPPIPAEEDSSRRSKSRRSSETKTREKSSHKKSSPTKEPPMAVPPSPNVVDASPSSRHMPPQFVSSASSPISTSPPKAPLRSATFNDGSYSRPPPSIVRAQTFSHVPADPELRSSGRDRSRMQPQTLSEDSESDGDRRPHRSHRYRTRSPDPVPTDYGQRTRYSVSGGRTVPISAESVYPPMYHEESSPSSRKHSKTAYYERPSMPSREASYTNSAYFPKVKTSRYDPVQYSDIPYRCRDEYNVGYA from the coding sequence ATGTCCTCCTTGCCACCCGACCCGTACAAGGCCTTAGGCGTCTCCAAAGATGCCCAGCTATCCGAAATCCGAAGCGCCCACCGGAAGCTCATCCTCAAGTGCCACCCCGACAAGGTCCAGGACCCGACGCTCAAGGCCCAGAAGCAGGACGAGTTTCAAAAGGTCCAGCAGGCGTACGAGCTGTTGAGTGATGATAACGAGCGAGCCAAGTACGATGACAACGtcaagctggccgagctccGCAAGGAGATGGCCAAGGGCATGTCAGCCAACACGTCTGCACCTCGCGCTCCTAGGACATATGAGGTGCGCACTGCCGAACCCCGACCCGATACATTCACCAAGACGACATACCGCCCGTCACCCGGTACCAAGATGTACTCCCAATACAACTCCCGGTCATGGGATGAGGAGATCCACAGCCGATCAAATTCCATATTTGAGGAGCCGCGCGCCCGCCGGGCCACCAGCTACGAGAAGCCATCTCGGGACcgacaagacgacgacattAGGGAACGCGAGCGGGAACGCCGGCGCAGGGAAGACAGAGACAGGGATAGGgagcgcgaggagctcgcaCGCGTCGCAGACCGCcgggaaagggaaaaagaaaaggaacgACAGGCGGACAAGAAGGTCGCAGAGAGGGCCGCCAAGCGCGCCGCTGAAGAAAAGGAGGCCCGACGACAAGAACGCAAGCGTCAGGAAAAGGCGGATAAGGAGCGCGAGAAAGAGCGCAGACGCGATGCCGAAGAAAAATCGCGGAGACAAAAGCCGGTCTACATGGAGCCGTTTGACGACGAACCGACGTATATCGCCAAGCCCGACAAGAAGAAatcgagcagcagcagcactaccaaggagaagaaggatgaTAAGCGGTCCCGCTCGATCCCGCGGGACGGTGTTCCTCTCCGGGACGACCTGTCCGTGCCGCCCGTACCGCTTCAGCCGCCCGACCACAAGACCAAGATGACCGGAGCTATGCTCTTTGCTGCCACTTACATGGACCAGTCCCGCAAGACCGGCGCTATTAACCCTCACCCGGGCCTGAACCGCTCCCAGACACACGACGTGCGCTATGcgcccccggcgccgacgccgccggccgcggcgctcTACGTCGTACCTCCGCCTCCCATCCCCGCCGAGGAGGATTCGAGTCGCAGGTCCAAGTCGCGTCGCTCGTCCGAGACCAAGACGCGCGAAAAGTCGAGCCATAAGAAGTCATCGCCGACCAAAGAGCCGCCCATGGCcgtgccgccgtcgcccaaCGTCGTCGATGCTTCACCCAGCAGTCGTCATATGCCGCCCCAGTTTGTCTCAtcagcgtcgtcgcccatatccacctcgccgcccaaGGCCCCTCTCAGGTCGGCCACCTTCAACGACGGTTCCTAcagccgcccgccgcccagcaTCGTCAGGGCGCAGACTTTCTCCCACGTCCCCGCCGACCCAGAACTGCGGAGCAGCGGCCGCGACCGTTCGAGGATGCAGCCGCAGACCCTGAGCGAAGACTCGGAATCCGACGGCGACCGTCGTCCCCACAGGAGTCACCGGTACAGGACTCGCTCTCCCGATCCGGTGCCTACGGATTACGGCCAGCGAACTCGGTACTCGGTCAGTGGAGGCCGTACCGTGCCGATCTCGGCCGAATCCGTCTACCCTCCAATGTATCACGAGGagtcctcgccctcctccaggAAGCACAGCAAGACCGCCTACTACGAACGCCCTTCCATGCCGTCCAGGGAAGCAAGCTACACGAACTCTGCCTACTTCCCCAAGGTCAAGACGTCGAGATACGACCCCGTGCAGTACTCCGACATCCCCTACCGATGCCGCGACGAGTACAACGTAGGTTATGCTTAG
- a CDS encoding Putative membrane bound O-acyl transferase, MBOAT, whose amino-acid sequence MASSGSAPNGGAHDHVLRPRPRKPQHSQLSRTQSNTSVGEMSALTPLSETGQTSGTTSGRSTPVPHDALPSVKSMSSARKQARAEQRRRIFPTIEFASRVSHFDPNSDYRDFHGFFNLFWIGLAIMAITTMLRNIKDTGSPMRVKIWTLFTIKIWHLAIADFLMVATTLVSLPLHRVWRAAPANGAFTWKNGGMAVQSIYQVLWLAFWIAVPFLLDWTWTAQVFLLIHTMVLLMKTHSWAFYNGHLSETEKRLRALDNPSTASKDPVYLYPTPDNPMGTVSSPKNRDFKAKADVASTSDEDSTSDEIDQLREDLAQELTSPMGNIAYPLNLTWTNYFDYLLCPTLCYELEYPRTARIDWQNLISKIIAVFGCISLLTVISEEFILPILTDASVRLNAVPPPPVSEALLILAESISWLLFPFMLTFLLVFLVIFEYALGAFAELTHFADRHFYSDWWNSTDWMEFSREWNIPVYSFLRRHVYSASRPYIGRLPATVITFLISAIGHEVVMACITKKLRGYGFICQMLQLPIVVLQRTKWVRGKKTLNNVCFWCSMIMGLSLICALYVLV is encoded by the exons atggcgtcgtcggggtcTGCCCCCAACGGTGGGGCTCACGACCACGTCCTGcgaccgagaccgaggaaGCCGCAACACTCGCAGTTGTCGAGGACCCAGAGCAATACCTCTGTCGGCGAGATGAGCGCCTTGACGCCGCTGTCCGAGACTGGCCAGACGAGCGGCACTACCAG TGGCCGCTCGACACCCGTACCCCACGAtgccctcccctccgtcaAGAGCatgtcctcggcgaggaagcaAGCTCGCGCCGAACAGCGTCGTCGTATCTTCCCCACCATCGAGTTCGCGAGCCGTGTCTCCCACTTCGACCCCAACTCCGACTACCGTGACTTCCACGGCTTCTTCAATCTCTTTTGGatcggcctcgccatcatggccatcaccaccatgCTGCGTAACATTAAGGACACGGGCTCCCCCATGCGGGTCAAGATCTGGACCCTCTTCACAATCAAGATCTGGCAcctggccatcgccgactTCCTCATGGTCGCCACCACCCTCGTGTCCCTGCCCCTCCATCGTGTGTGGCGCGCCGCTCCGGCCAATGGCGCCTTCACCTGGAAGAACGGCGGCATGGCTGTCCAGAGCATATACCAGGTCCTTTGGCTCGCTTTCTGGATCGCCGTCCCTTTCTTGCTCGATTGGACATGGACCGCCCAGGTCTTCCTGCTCATACACACTATGGTGCTGCTCATGAAGACGCACAGCTGGGCCTTTTACAACGGCCACCTcagcgagacggagaagcGTCTGCGCGCCCTCGACAAcccctcgaccgcctccAAGGACCCTGTCTATCTCTACCCCACGCCCGACAACCCCATGGGGACCGTGAGCAGCCCCAAGAACCGCGAtttcaaggccaaggccgatgTCGCCAGCACCTCGGACGAGGACTCCACCTCGGACGAAATCGACCAGCTGCGTGAGGACCTGGCGCAGGAGCTCACCTCTCCCATGGGCAACATCGCATACCCCCTCAACCTGACGTGGACAAACTACTTTGACTATCTCCTCTGCCCCACGCTATGTTACGAGCTTGAGTACCCCCGGACCGCCCGCATCGACTGGCAGAATCTCATCTCCAAGatcatcgccgtcttcggctgCATCTCGCTCCTGACCGTCATCTCGGAAGAGTTCATCCTGCCCATCCTCACCGATGCCTCCGTCCGTCTCAACGCCGTGCCTCCGCCCCCGGTCTCCGAGGCCCTCCTGATCCTCGCCGAGAGCATCTCGTggctcctcttccccttcaTGCTGACGTTCCTGcttgtcttcctcgtcatctttGAGTACGCCCTtggcgccttcgccgagctCACCCACTTCGCCGACCGCCACTTCTACTCGGACTGGTGGAACTCGACCGACTGGATGGAGTTCTCGCGCGAGTGGAACATACCCGTCTACAGCTTCCTGCGCCGTCACGTCTACAGCGCCAGCCGGCCCTATATCGGCCGCCTCCCCGCCACCGTCATCACCTTCCTCATCTCCGCCATCGGCCACGAGGTCGTCATGGCCTGCATCACAAAGAAGCTGAGGGGCTACGGCTTCATCTGCCAGATGCTGCAGCTGCCCATCGTTGTGCTTCAGCGCACCAAGTGGGTGCGCGGCAAGAAGACGCTGAACAACGTGTGCTTTTGGTGTTCCATGATCATGGGCCTGAGTCTG ATTTGCGCTCTCTATGTCCTCGTCTAG
- a CDS encoding Putative major facilitator superfamily, MFS transporter superfamily, translated as MAAPQNESRPQHSAPVGEAEVIPGTRRLYDENGNNLPGDASLLKHGDIVLVPQPTESPNDPLRWSLPRKIWHSCLVLYIVGLTAATSNNAGSGADGVNEEYGIGYDAFNTGAGVLFIAIGYWTLLSSPLVHLYGRRLGYLISMIVNIGGLIWYSRITNVAGVIWSQLFVGAAESVGEATVQLSLLDIWFEHQTGSVLGIYTFATAIGTYLGPLIGAYVSSGLGWRWIGYVGALICGGSLIVIFFGLEETEFNRDRYLTGNGERYPAGDMHTMPASEKTSVQASARNSVDIEGHDPTDSGTTTGPTQVIGKEGHLAETTGTDQGSMMSGTARDRMAFSYSRRKTYWDRIRIVTPAPNLRGTGFKQYLFRLWHTLRVFTFPAVWYAGLQWGLQNICLTFYLTVQEDWWYGPPWNYSAAAVGNMNLPTLIGSLVGCVYGGYGSDRFMLWMIKRNKGVMESEFRLYLMALCTVVFPTGMWLFGIGSARGWDWPVPYVGLGFIGFGYGCAGDLSLAYLADSFPEMVLEGMVGVAVINNTIAMLFTFVASYWIDSGMENCFIALGVLSFVIMGLSLPMIVFGKRTRRWAKDRYMRFIDIRDGFSK; from the exons ATGGCCGCTCCACAAAACGAATCACGGCCGCAACACTCAGCACCAGTCGGAGAAGCTGAAGTCATCCCGGGCACGCGCCGCCTCTACGACGAGAATGGCAACAATCTGCCGGGCGACGCCTCGCTCCTAAAGCAtggcgacatcgtcctcgttcCCCAGCCCACCGAGTCGCCCAACGACCCTCTGCGCTGGTCGCTGCCGCGTAAGATCTGGCACTCATGCCTGGTGCTGTACATCGTCGGTCTCACCGCTGCCACCTCCAACAATGCCGGCtcgggcgccgacggcgtcaacGAGGAGTACGGCATCGGCTATGACGCCTTTAAtaccggcgccggcgtgctcttcatcgccatcgggTATTGGACCCTGCTGAGCTCGCCGCTGGTGCATTTGTACGGACGCCGCTTGGGCTATCTCATATCCATGATCGTCAAcatcggcggcctcatcTGGTATTCCCGCATCACGAACGTCGCTGGCGTCATTTGGTCGCAGCTGTTTGTTGGCGCTGCCGAGTCGGTTGGTGAGGCCACAGTGCAGCTGTCTCTGCTAGACATCTGGTTCGAGCACCAGACCGGCAGTGTACTCGGTATTTATACCTTTGCCACGGCCATTGGCACATACCTCGG GCCCCTCATCGGCGCGTACGTGTCCAGCGGGCTCGGCTGGCGATGGATCGGCTACGTGGGCGCACTCatctgcggcggcagcctcaTCGTCATTTTCTTCGGCCTTGAGGAGACCGAGTTCAACCGGGACCGCTACCTCACCGGTAACGGCGAGCGCTACCCCGCCGGCGACATGCACACCATGCCAGCGTCGGAGAAGACGTCGGTGCaggcctcggccaggaaCTCGGTCGACATCGAAGGGCACGACCCCACCGACAGCGGCACGACGACCGGTCCCACCCAGGTCATTGGCAAGGAGGGCCACCTCGCCGAGACGACGGGGACCGACCAGGGCTCCATGATGTCCGGCACGGCGCGCGACCGCATGGCCTTCTCGTACTCACGGCGAAAGACGTACTGGGACCGCATCCGCATCGtcacgccggcgccgaaccTTCGCGGCACCGGCTTCAAGCAGTACCTGTTCCGGCTCTGGCACACGCTCCGCGTATTCACGTTCCCTGCGGTGTGGTACGCAGGCCTGCAGTGGGGCCTGCAGAACATCTGCCTGACATTCTACCTGACTGTGCAGGAGGACTGGTGGTACGGCCCGCCATGGAACtactcggcggcggccgtgggcAACATGAACCTGCCGACGCTGATCGGCAGCCTGGTGGGGTGCGTGTACGGCGGGTACGGCAGCGACCGGTTCATGCTGTGGATGATCAAGCGCAACAAGGGCGTCATGGAGTCCGAGTTCCGGCTGTACCTGATGGCTCTGTGCACCGTGGTGTTTCCGACGGGCATGTGGCTGTTCGGCATCGGCAGCGCTCGGGGGTGGGACTGGCCGGTGCCGTACGTCGGGCTGGGCTTCATCGGGTTCGGGTACGGATGTGCCGGCGATCTGAGTTTGGCGTATCTCGCCGACTCTTTCCC CGAAATGGTTCTCGAGGGCATGGTGGGCGTTGccgtcatcaacaacaccatcGCCATGCTCTTTACGTTCGTGGCGAGTTACTGGATCGACTCGGGTATGGAAAACTGCTTCATCGCGCTGGGCGTGCTCAGCTTCGTCATCATGGGCCTGAGCCTGCCGATGATCGTCTTCGGCAAGCGGACGCGCCGCTGGGCCAAGGACCGGTACATGCGGTTTATCGATATCCGTGACGGTTTCTCAAAGTAG
- a CDS encoding Putative Clr5 domain-containing protein: protein MFNHSGDKSRGVPSGSGYSDNSNSQNDHHHGLSLNTSGQPYPRFGMPQNFGTSSTCLPQHEAVRRDFDSSSSMDWTSPGGVQQTRFNVRSSMSHASQQQQQQQQQQQNDGMELDELNSPPAGVSNLIARFEGIRAAPPSSNRVMSSGNSGASPSSAQFGGGGIGTNNLHNNMHSNSTANMSSPALSRITSPVTHSPAAPNFFRAPESYRPPVPRSTKPVMGRAPSNIPLFTPDSRFGDGNSRAGGSSTPAPPPQVHHQSQPSADFSQLDPFINSSAKTFASQSNTYNLSMSDFNNTTTSKNFASQSNTSFNPPMNSFNTSTKGFNSQPNNVFDQSTNNTFSPTNTYSSPTNAFSPPPNANTFSPPPNSNAFSPPPAAFSPAPTPFSPATSTFSPAPTPAPSLIPGTPSGMQTPFGPPPPTSFPGHARAPSVAPSVAPTPKSAMGSRPSREQVPAEAWESFKLTIRHLYLEERRPLKEVMQIMADQYGFQATPKMYKTRFSQWGFVKNNTEDEVKRLLSMKFQRDAEGKVSEFVRNGRVVNLGTYLKRKGVTEYDLVDFETPAQLPSYVRCRTPTPPPAPGYLRSPDLIRAQETIVGNMRKAFLHCRQFEVETDRQVGWTSIMLWGAGSSDMFADANKKFEMGEHDAGGHLLMRAFKRLEMDLKQLSPQGIKELLLGMVHRDAGMMTAMCKYLAAYSTTNFERSHPLRQTFSALYEVQQKHGPITLSELVWGCIPTIAEELEAIYGRRHPYVARTWIDLAIFYNHANPERLEKLLMELQPLRREIAGRHGQGSADDLALRYAVVQLMQAAWPNGDNTRSEALDLWAAMRSAGLVFPVRGAEHNTFCYHSPLKVDPWDRRCRDRYDVGTQFFQQHCGIKVLPYFEEDMHYTEHAPDSHSALAAALGHMAPSKFSLI, encoded by the exons ATGTTCAACCATTCTGGGGACAAGTCCCGCGGCGTTCCCTCTGGGTCAGGATACAGCGACAACAGCAACAGTCAAAATGACCATCACCATGGTCTATCCCTCAACACGTCAGGTCAACCATATCCCAGGTTTGGCATGCCCCAGAACTTTGGTACTTCTTCGACATGTCTTCCACAACACGAAGCCGTCCGGAGAGACTtcgactcgtcgtcgtctatGGACTGGACCTCTCCTGGCGGCGTACAACAAACGCGCTTCAACGTCCGATCCTCCATGAGCCACGCatcgcagcagcagcagcagcagcagcagcagcaacagaaTGATGGCATGGAACTTGACGAACTCAACTCGCCCCCCGCCGGAGTCTCCAATTTGATTGCGCGCTTTGAGGGGATtcgcgccgcgccgccaagCAGTAACAGGGTCATGAGTTCAGGCAATTCGGGTGCGagcccatcatcggcgcaattcggcggcggtggcatcGGCACCAACAACCTGCACAACAACATGCACAGCAACAGCACAGCAAACATGAGTTCTCCCGCCCTGAGCAGAATCACCAGTCCGGTCACTCATAGCCCGGCCGCGCCCAATTTCTTTCGTGCCCCGGAGTCATATCGCCCTCCAGTGCCCAGGAGTACCAAGCCGGTCATGGGGCGCGCCCCCTCCAACATTCCATTATTCACGCCAGACTCGAGATTTGGCGATGGGAACAGTCGTGCCGGTGGTTCCTCTACACCCGCCCCACCACCACAGGTTCATCATCAGTCTCAACCATCTGCCGACTTTAGTCAACTAGATCCCTTCATCAATTCATCAGCCAAGACGTTTGCTTCTCAGTCAAACACTTACAACTTGTCGATGAGCGACTTTAATAACACGACGACAAGCAAGAACTTCGCTTCCCAGTCGAACACATCCTTTAACCCGCCTATGAACTCGTTCAACACTTCAACCAAGGGTTTCAACTCTCAACCCAACAACGTCTTTGACCAATCGACCAACAATACTTTCAGCCCGACAAACACTTATAGCTCCCCCACGAACGCTTTCAGTCCACCACCAAATGCAAATACCTTTAGCCCGCCGCCGAATTCGAATGCTTTCAGCCCGCCGCCTGCAGCTTTCAGCCCGGCACCTACACCGTTCAGCCCAGCAACGTCGACCTTTAGCCCGGCACCGACACCGGCCCCGAGCCTGATTCCTGGTACTCCGAGTGGGATGCAGACACCCTTCGGCCCTCCGCCCCCCACATCGTTCCCG GGCCACGCTCGAGCACCCAGCGTGGCACCCAGCGTGGCACCGACGCCAAAATCCGCCATGGGTAGTCGGCCGTCACGGGAACAGGTTCCTGCCGAGGCATGGGAGTCCTTCAAGCTGACCATCAGGCACTTGTATCTGGAAGAGCGGCGGCCGTTGAAAGAGGTCATGCAAATCATGGCCGATCAATATGGGTTTCAAGCAAC GCCGAAGATGTATAAGACAAGATTCTCGCAGTGGGGATTCGTCAAGAATAACACCGAGGACGAAGTGAAGAGGCTGTTGTCGATGAAGTTCCAGCGCGATGCGGAAGGCAAGGTGTCGGAGTTTGTGCGGAACGGCAGGGTGGTCAACCTGGGCACGTATCTCAAGAGGAAAGGGGTGACCGAGTACGATCTCGTCGACTTTGAAACGCCAGCTCAACTTCCGTCCTACGTGCGATGTCGCACCccgacaccgccgcccgctcCGGGCTATCTGCGATCACCAGACCTGATCCGAGCGCAGGAGACAATTGTTGGCAACATGAGGAAGGCGTTCCTGCACTGCCGCCAGTTCGAGGTGGAAACTGACAGGCAGGTCGGATGGACGTCGATTATGCTCTGGGGCGCTGGGTCGAGCGACATgttcgccgacgccaacaagAAGTTCGAGATGGGCGAGCACGACGCGGGCGGGCATCTCCTGATGAGGGCCTTCAAGCGACTGGAGATGGACCTCAAGCAGCTGTCGCCCCAGGGTATcaaggagctgctgctggggaTGGTGCATCGCGACGCGGGCATGATGACGGCCATGTGCAAGTACCTGGCGGCCTATTCGACGACCAACTTCGAACGGTCGCATCCCCTGCGTCAGACCTTTTCCGCCCTGTACGAGGTGCAACAGAAGCACGGGCCGATTACGCTCTCGGAGCTGGTCTGGGGCTGCATCCCCACCATCGCCgaagagctcgaggccatctACGGACGGCGCCACCCGTACGTTGCGCGGACGTGGATCGATCTGGCCATCTTCTACAACCACGCCAACCCCGAACGACTCGAGAAACTGCTCATGGAGCTCCAGCCGCTGCGCAGAGAGATCGCGGGCCGTCACGGGCAGGGCAGCGCGGACGACCTCGCGCTGCGGTACGCCGTGGTGCAGCTGATGCAGGCAGCCTGGCCCAACGGCGACAACACGAGGTCGGAGGCGCTGGATCTgtgggcggcgatgaggagcGCCGGGCTCGTCTTTCCCGTGCGAGGGGCGGAACACAACACGTTCTGCTATCACAGTCCGCTCAAGGTGGACCCGTGGGACAGACGATGCAGAGACCGGTACGACGTCGGAACCCAGTTCTTCCAGCAGCATTGCGGCATCAAGGTGCTGCCGTACTTCGAAGAGGACATGCACTACACGGAACACGCCCCCGACTCTCactcggcgctggcggcaGCTCTGGGACACATGGCGCCGTCCAAGTTTTCGCTCATCTGA